The Esox lucius isolate fEsoLuc1 chromosome 5, fEsoLuc1.pri, whole genome shotgun sequence genome includes a region encoding these proteins:
- the ccz1 gene encoding vacuolar fusion protein CCZ1 homolog, translating to MLMISPRMASGMQEKLYNPSLLSFFVYNPSFGPREGEEEKKILFYHPSDVEKNEKIRNVGLCEAIVQFTRTFCPTKPAKSLHTQKNRQFFFEAEDSFWIVMVVRNPWVEKTNKDGKPPTIEYQEEEILDTVYGAVLRQCYSMYKLFNGTFVRAMETGGVELLMQKLEKFFYRYLQTLHLQSCDLLDVFGGIAFFPLDKMTYLKIQSFVNRVEESLSLIKYTTFLYNDQLIWSGLEQDDMRILYKYLTTSLFPRHSEPELAGRDSPLRPEVAGNLLHYGRFLTGPANIKDPEAKFRFPRIFVNTKDSYEELHLIVYKAMSAAVCFMISASMELTREFCEQLDSLVGPQLTLLASDICEQYNVNRRISGPEKEPQFKFIYFNHMNLAEKSTIHMRKTASVSLTSVHPDLMKILGDINCDFARVDEDEEIIVKAMTDYWVVGKKSDQRELYVILNQKNANLIEVNEEVKRLCATQFNNIFFLD from the exons ATGCTGATGATCAG TCCAAGAATGGCTTCAGGAATGCAAGAGAAACTTTACAACCCATCACTGCTTAGTTTTTTTGTCTATAATCCTTCATTTGGACCAAGAGAGGGTGAG GAGGAGAAGAAGATTTTATTCTATCATCCTAGTGATGTTGAGAAGAACGAGAAGATCCGCAATGTCGGCCTTTGTGAGGCCATTGTACAGTTTACCAG AACCTTCTGTCCAACAAAGCCGGCTAAATccctacacacacagaagaaCAGGCAGTTCTTCTTTGAAGCAGAGGACAGTTTCTGGATTGTCATG GTGGTGCGGAATCCGTGGGTTGAAAAGACAAATAAAGATGGCAAACCTCCCACCATAGAATATCAGGAAGAGGAAATACTT GACACAGTTTATGGTGCAGTATTACGGCAGTGCTACAGTATGTACAAG CTCTTCAACGGCACATTTGTCAGGGCGATGGAGACCGGTGGGGTGGAGCTCCTCATGCAGAAGCTTGAAAAGTTCTTCTACAGG TACCTACAGACGTTGCACCTGCAGTCCTGTGACTTGCTGGACGTGTTTGGCGGAATCGCCTTCTTCCCTCTGGACAAGATGACCTACCTGAAGATCCAGTCCTTTGTCAACAGAGTGGAGGAGAGCCTTAGCCTGATCAAATACACAACCTTCCTGTACAACGACCAGCTCATATG gaGTGGTCTAGAGCAAGATGACATGCGGATCTTGTACAAGTACCTGACGACTTCGCTATTCCCCAGACACTCCGAACCAGAG cTGGCTGGTAGAGACTCTCCCCTGAGGCCAGAGGTGGCAGGGAATCTGCTTCACTACGGGAG GTTTCTGACAGGACCTGCTAACATCAAAGACCCGGAGGCCAAATTTCGATTTCCCAGAATATTTGTCAACACAAAGGACAGTTATGAGGAACTGCATCTGATCGTTTATAAG GCAATGAGTGCAGCAGTTTGTTTCATGATCAGTG CTTCGATGGAACTGACCAGGGAGTTCTGTGAGCAGCTGGACAGTCTGGTGGGTCCTCAGCTCACCCTGTTGGCCTCGGACATATGTGAACAGTACAATGTCAACCGCAGGATATCAGG GCCAGAAAAGGAGCCCCAGTTCAAGTTCATCTACTTCAACCACATGAACCTGGCAGAGAAAAGCACCATCCACATGAGGAAGACAGCAAGTGTCTCTCTGACCTCTGTACACCCAGACCTCATGAAGATCCTAGGAGATATCAACTGTGACTTTGCCCG TgttgatgaagatgaagagattATTGTGAAGGCTATGACTGACTACTGGGTGGTCGGCAAGAAGTCGGATCAGAGAGAGCTCTACGTCATCTTGAACCAGAAGAATGCCAATTTGATTGAAGTTAACG AGGAAGTGAAGAGGCTCTGTGCAACACAgttcaacaacattttcttcTTGGATTGA
- the dlgap5 gene encoding disks large-associated protein 5: protein MEARFGYLRERDTSVDMLRVKLSRRRSRSQKENRDKALNIRRQLDKVPELECSQQDMSVGNVSIMEKKSNAKQARDAAVEERRKKLAHYKEKKELVKEKERREKEKKGVFKVGLYRAQPLASLPQVPAAATKARAVTAAQPQSTRVTRSTVRQQAPKVPQPISTVPVSKKGLVLVEPAAVRSTRKTRTTIVEPLVSAPSTRSANRPLASVIPVVRNKGATTTSNTKQAAAPPAGRGRNTRGNVENNNQAAAKAEKAKKETKAASPPPPIAKKKEDKMEDLAQANPLLPPATVLSSFAPQDFVFQAPAGLSSFKPTPLTPRSADSFFKPSFVLPPVPLWPTDDLVHKMELSAASSVKPVVHSPPRGPSLALLCPPSPQEPAHDLSYFRSVVVSEMEKLTGFCQLWELRVDDSSIPEEMRDRMRTAVGQARLLMKERFGQFTGLMDDCELGRGDKIITCTDLQGFWDMVYYQVEDVNKKFGALKEAESKGWQEESGPPPRPRKVVKKPPGAPVPKPAGGAAAKSRLAAIKAAIKAKQQAADAERASKVAGPDIAVEEPGPAPQEPPVVFQGGFFQVESPAKQTGSARRPSRVTATPTRASLCSVPKFFTPRMTRLSNAACSSPLMLTPACSNLSLTPSSPVQSSLSRVSPLRHVSKESQSEDGPSNQPEQVSGQNDQPEQDSMQEDVACDRSPLVTEPAVGLEESTESCDSERICQSTSNTQQLTNEQHQEAISQSVATEEPGKSDLLAMHEVSSPVAVQPDLPSPSTQDSEQAYHTKLPTSVSSNQSTSPSEGPLSPPCLGTSITESPPVQCHAFSLTVSHTPVCAGPTVASPPLVPSPPPGVSLCDSPGAGVPMTMTPDTSITGGLPGLDFELYLQPTARGSLSPQELGVAEMLSPAVVDIEMESPVSSSGGAPQDNVSSPTAVSNLAQMFTPRTTKPLSDLLLFTPDPMDRVRQSVCPSDLMSFTPPSNGL, encoded by the exons ATGGAGGCTCGTTTTGGCTACCTGCGTGAACGGGACACGAGTGTGGATATGCTGCGGGTAAAGTTGTCTCGCAGACGGTCTCGCTCCCAGAAAGAAAACCGAGACAAGGCCTTGAATATCCGCAGGCAACTGGACAAAGTCCCTGAGCTGGAGTGTTCTCAACAGGATATGTCTGTTGGGAATGTGTCAATTATGGAAAAAAAGTCAAATGCAAAACAAGCAAGAG ACGCTGCAGTAGAGGAGCGAAGAAAAAAGCTTGCCCACTACAAAGAGAAGAAGGAGCttgtgaaggagaaggagaggagggagaaggagaagaagggGGTGTTCAAGGTTGGCCTGTACCGGGCCCAGCCCCTGGCCTCACTGCCCCAGGTCCCAGCTGCCGCCACCAAAGCCCGG GCCGTGACAGCAGCCCAACCTCAGTCCACCAGAGTGACTCGCTCCACCGTGAGGCAGCAGGCCCCAAAG GTGCCACAGCCTATCAGCACTGTCCCGGTTTCAAAAAAAG GTCTGGTTTTAGTTGAACCAGCTGCGGTCAGGTCAACCAGGAAGACCAGAACCACTATAG TGGAACCACTAGTGAGTGCCCCGTCCACAAGGTCTGCTAATAGGCCTCTGGCCTCTGTCATCCCTGTGGTGAGGAACAAAGGTGCCACGACCACATCAAATACCAAGCAGGCTGCAGCACCACCTGCTGGCCGAGGTCGGAACACCAGGG GGAATGTGGAGAACAATAATCAGGCTGCTGCCAAAGCGGAGAAGGCCAAAAAGGAGACAAAAGCAGctagccccccacccccaattGCAAAGAAGAAGGAGGATAAGATGGAAGATCTTGCCCAGGCCAACCCACTCCTTCCTCCAGCCACTGTCCTGTCGTCGTTCGCCCCCCAGGACTTTGTGTTCCAAGCCCCAGCAGGCCTGTCCTCCTTCAAGCCCACACCACTCACCCCCCGTTCTGCAGATTCCTTCTTCAAACCCAG CTTTGTGCTGCCTCCTGTTCCATTGTGGCCCACTGATGACCTAGTTCACAAGATGGAGCTCAGTGCTGCCTCTTCTGTCAAGCCGGTTGTTCACTCCCCACCTCGCGGTCCTTCTCTGGCCCTTCTGTGTCCTCCCAGTCCCCAGGAACCAGCACACGATCTGTCCTACTTCAG GTCGGTGGTGGTCAGTGAGATGGAGAAACTGACCGGATTCTGTCAGCTGTGGGAGCTTCGGGTGGATGACTCTTCTATCCCTGAAGAGA tGCGTGACCGTATGCGGACTGCAGTGGGACAGGCCAGGCTGTTGATGAAGGAGAGGTTCGGTCAGTTCACTGGTTTGATGGATGACTGCGAGCTGGGCCGAGGAGATAAAATCATCACCTGCACCGACCTGCAAGGCTTCTGGGACATGGTCTATTACCAG GTAGAAGATGTGAACAAGAAGTTTGGTGCCCTAAAGGAGGCGGAGTCTAAGGGCTGGCAGGAGGAGAGCGGGCCACCGCCGAGACCAAGAAAGGTGGTGAAGAAGCCACCCGGCGCTCCGGTGCCCAAGCCTGCCGGGGGCGCCGCCGCCAAGTCTCGTCTGGCTGCTATCAAGGCTGCCATCAAGGCCAAACAGCAAGCTGCCGACGCGGAACGGGCATCGAAGGTAGCAGGGCCGGACATTGCGGTGGAGGAGCCTGGGCCGGCCCCTCAAGAGCCCCCGGTGGTGTTCCAGGGAGGATTCTTCCAGGTGGAGAGTCCCGCCAAACAGACAG GCTCCGCGAGGCGACCCTCCCGTGTAACAGCCACGCCCACTCGGGCATCTCTCTGCTCCGTCCCCAAGTTCTTCACACCTCGCATGACCAGGCTCTCCAATGCTGCGTGCTCCTCACCTCTCATGCTCACCCCTGCCTGCTCCAACTTGTCCCTCACACCTTCCTCCCCTGTCCAAAGTAGCCTGTCCAGAGTCTCCCCACTCAGACATGTTTCCAAGGAGTCACAGTCAGAGGACGGCCCCAGCAACCAACCAGAGCAAGTCTCTGGGCAGAATGACCAACCGGAGCAAGATAGCATGCAGGAAGATGTAGCTTGTGACCGATCTCCGCTTGTTACAGAGCCTGCTGTTGGTCTTGAGGAGAGCACTGAGAGCTGTGACTCAGAGAGAATCTGCCAATCAACATCCAACACACAGCAGCTGACAAATGAACAGCACCAAGAAGCCATAAGCCAATCAGTGGCCACAGAGGAGCCTGGTAAATCTGACCTCCTGGCCATGCATGAAGTGAGCAGTCCTGTGGCTGTCCAGCCAGACctgccctctccctccacccagGACAGTGAACAGGCCTACCATACCAAACTACCTACCTCAGTCTCCTCAAACCAATCCACCTCACCCTCAGAAGGTCCCctctcaccaccatgcttggGAACCTCCATAACAGAGTCCCCCCCAGTCCAGTGCCATGCCTTCAGCCTCACTGTCTCCCACACCCCAGTCTGTGCAGGACCTACCGTGGCCAGCCCTCCTCTGGTGCCCTCCCCTCCGCCGGGTGTCTCCCTCTGCGACTCTCCTGGTGCCGGTGTGCCGATGACCATGACTCCAGACACTTCTATCACCGGG GGTCTTCCAGGGCTGGACTTCGAGCTCTACCTCCAACCCACAGCGAGGGGCAGCCTGTCGCCACAGGAGCTGGGTGTTGCTGAGATGCTGTCGCCCGCTGTTGTAGACATTGAAATGGAGAGTCCGGTGTCTTCGTCTGGAGGGGCACCTCAGGATAATGTGTCATCTCCCACAG CGGTTTCCAATTTGGCACAAATGTTCACCCCACGGACCACAAAG cCACTGTCTGACCTGTTGCTGTTCACCCCTGATCCAATGGACAGAGTCAGACAGTCTGTGTGCCCCAGTGACCTCATGTCGTTCACACCTCCCTCTAATGGATTGTGA